In Candidatus Rokuibacteriota bacterium, a single window of DNA contains:
- a CDS encoding glycoside hydrolase — protein sequence MPGPLSVILLWHLHQPLYKDLVSGAYRLPWARLHGVGAYTTMAMVAAELPELPVTFNLVPSLLLQIEDYASGSGSDPWLELALKPAEELTPDEGRRLVRSFFLARPETMIFPHPRYRQLWQLRDSALRDATEARWPQSQLRDLQVWFHLAWTSPLIRAQHPVARALVAKGEGFSEADKLALLTLHRELLGGLAARYRDLQDRGCAELSTSPFYHPILPLLCDLAVAREADPTAPPAEAFAHPEDAREQIVRAIAFHADRFGRTPEGLWPSEGSVSEAVLRLTEESGLRWIATDEVLLWRSLERSGQPAPGWLCPAVWEGAPQVAVFFRQHDLSDRIGFRYSRLPTEAAVGDLLGALHAIRNGLPARAEDAVVMVALDGENAWESYPEQGVPFLRALYRALTTDPNLRLVTPRQRCAQRPPGLRLHRLHPGSWIDGTFRIWAGHAEDLAAWRLVSRARAALTCTSPSAQPDQLETAWQALFAAEGSDWNWWYGTDHTSGMDDVFDVLFRGHVATVYVKLGLDVPPDVLTPIASGSREQLFHLPPVASLDPCLDGRVTNFFEWQNAGMFVPRQGALEAAVAPITRLFYGFSLEGLCLRLDPDPRSWPLAEGRLTVECPERPDAVWSVSLDPGSRDVETGAGRIRVSVGAIAELLIPTDLRAHAEAGQAPIVLTVSAGESAIQRIPAAGWLWLRRPSELEEAAW from the coding sequence ATGCCCGGCCCGCTCTCGGTCATCCTCCTCTGGCATCTTCACCAGCCCCTCTACAAAGACCTTGTCAGCGGCGCCTACCGCCTGCCGTGGGCCCGGCTGCACGGCGTCGGCGCCTACACGACGATGGCGATGGTGGCGGCGGAGCTCCCGGAGCTTCCCGTGACCTTCAACCTCGTCCCGAGCCTGCTGCTTCAGATCGAGGACTACGCGAGCGGGTCCGGCAGCGACCCGTGGCTCGAGCTGGCGCTCAAGCCCGCCGAGGAGCTGACCCCGGACGAGGGCCGCCGACTCGTCCGGTCATTCTTCCTGGCGAGGCCGGAGACGATGATCTTCCCCCATCCCCGCTATCGCCAGCTCTGGCAGCTCCGCGACTCGGCTCTGCGCGACGCCACGGAAGCCCGCTGGCCTCAGTCCCAGCTCCGTGATCTCCAGGTCTGGTTCCACCTCGCGTGGACGAGCCCACTCATCCGGGCGCAACACCCGGTGGCGCGGGCGCTCGTAGCCAAAGGGGAGGGGTTCAGCGAAGCCGACAAGCTCGCGCTCCTGACCCTGCACCGCGAGCTACTGGGAGGGCTTGCGGCCCGCTACCGTGACCTCCAGGACCGCGGCTGCGCCGAGCTCTCGACGAGCCCGTTCTACCACCCGATCCTCCCGCTGCTGTGCGACCTCGCGGTGGCCCGCGAGGCCGATCCGACGGCACCGCCGGCGGAGGCGTTTGCCCACCCCGAGGACGCCCGCGAGCAGATCGTACGCGCGATCGCGTTCCATGCAGACCGGTTCGGTCGGACGCCCGAGGGGCTCTGGCCCTCCGAAGGCAGCGTGAGCGAAGCGGTCCTCCGCCTCACGGAGGAGAGCGGTCTCCGCTGGATCGCCACCGACGAGGTCCTGCTCTGGCGATCGCTGGAGCGCTCGGGCCAGCCGGCTCCCGGATGGCTCTGCCCGGCCGTCTGGGAAGGGGCGCCACAGGTCGCCGTGTTCTTCCGCCAGCACGATCTCTCCGACCGGATCGGCTTCCGCTACTCGCGGCTGCCGACCGAGGCAGCGGTCGGCGATCTCCTCGGGGCGCTCCACGCGATCCGGAACGGCCTTCCCGCAAGGGCTGAGGACGCGGTGGTGATGGTCGCCCTCGACGGAGAAAACGCGTGGGAGTCATATCCGGAGCAGGGGGTGCCGTTCCTGCGTGCCCTGTACCGAGCCCTGACCACCGATCCGAACCTCCGGCTCGTCACCCCGCGCCAGCGCTGTGCCCAACGCCCGCCCGGCCTCCGCCTTCACCGGCTCCACCCGGGCTCCTGGATCGACGGGACCTTCAGAATCTGGGCAGGGCATGCTGAGGATCTCGCCGCCTGGCGGCTCGTGAGCCGGGCTCGAGCCGCCTTGACCTGCACGAGCCCGTCAGCCCAGCCGGACCAGCTCGAGACCGCGTGGCAAGCGCTCTTCGCCGCGGAGGGCAGCGACTGGAACTGGTGGTACGGCACCGACCACACCTCAGGCATGGACGATGTCTTCGACGTGCTCTTCCGCGGTCACGTCGCCACGGTCTACGTAAAGCTCGGACTTGATGTCCCTCCGGATGTTCTGACGCCTATCGCTTCGGGGTCCCGGGAGCAGCTCTTTCACCTCCCGCCGGTCGCCTCGCTCGATCCCTGCCTGGACGGCCGGGTCACCAACTTCTTCGAGTGGCAGAATGCCGGCATGTTCGTCCCGCGGCAGGGGGCTCTGGAGGCGGCCGTGGCACCGATCACGCGCCTCTTTTACGGCTTCAGCCTCGAGGGTCTCTGCCTCCGCCTCGACCCGGACCCGCGCTCCTGGCCCCTGGCAGAGGGCCGCCTGACGGTGGAGTGCCCCGAGCGCCCCGACGCGGTCTGGTCCGTGTCCCTGGATCCCGGAAGCCGCGACGTGGAGACCGGAGCCGGACGGATTCGTGTCAGTGTGGGGGCGATCGCTGAGCTCCTGATCCCGACCGACCTCCGTGCGCATGCCGAGGCGGGCCAGGCCCCCATCGTCCTGACGGTCAGCGCGGGGGAGTCGGCAATCCAGCGCATTCCCGCCGCGGGCTGGCTGTGGCTTCGGCGTCCGTCCGAGCTTGAGGAGGCGGCGTGGTGA